The Pseudomonadota bacterium DNA segment CAGATGCGCGGGCTCCCCCTTCCCGCCTGCGATGTCGAGCGCGTGAAGCGCCGCCTGTACGATGACCACGGCGTAGAGCTGCCCGTCTACCGGTGGAACGATCAACCGTTGCTTCGCATCTCGGTGCAAGGCTACAACACCCCGAACGACCTCGATCGCCTGCTCGACGCCCTTCCTCGCGTGCTCGGCTGAGCCGGGAAGGCCCTGCCCTACAGGTCTAGAATAGATCCAGGGTGCGGTTGATGACGCACCATGAGGAGGATCGGCGATGACTGTGTCAGAGGGCGTGGAACAGACCGGCGAGATCGTGGTGGGACGTGACCCGCGCCTGTGGAACGAAGACCTCGCGCCCACGCCGGTCTCTGCCCGCACCTGGGGAACCTACGCCTTTGCCGCACTCTGGATCGGCATGGCGCACTGCATCCCCACCTACCAGATGGCGTCCGGCCTCGTGGTGCAGGGCATGGACTGGAAGCAGGCCCTCTTCACCATCGCCCTGGGCAACCTCATCGTGCTGATTCCCATGCTCCTCAACTCACACGGTGGAACGCGGTACGGCCTGCCCTTCCCCGTGCTGTGCCGCGCCTCGTTCGGCGTCCGCGGCGCCAACCTGCCGGCGCTGCTGCGCGCCATCGTGGCGTGCGGCTGGTTCGGCATCCAGACGTGGATCGGCGGTGAGGCGCTCAACGGCCTGCTGTCATCGACGCTGCCGTGGTGGAACTCGGTGCCCGCAAACATCTGGATCTGCTTCGGCGCCTTCTGGGCCCTCAACGTGGCCATCATCTGGAAGGGCATGGACGCCGTTCGCTGGTTCGAGGGGTGGGCCGCCCCGATGGTGCTCGTGGTGGCGGTGGTGCTGCTCGTCTACATGATCAAACGTGCCAACGGCCTGGGCCCCGTTCTCGACGAGCCGAGCAAGTTCACCGACACCGCCGACTTCTTGCGCCATCTGCCCATCTTCCTCACCGCCCAGATCGGCTTCTGGGCCACGCTGTCGCTGAACATGCCCGACTTCACGCGCTACTCGAAGAACCAGTCGTCGCAGATGTGGGGCCAGATTCTCGGACTCCCCACCACGATGACCTTCTTCTCTGCCATCGGGGTGCTCATCACCTCAGCCACCGCGGTGGTGTACGGCACCAAGATCGACGACCCCATCAAGCTGCTGTCGAAGCCAGAGTTCGCCAACCCTGTCGTGGTGCTGCTGTCGCTGGTGAGCATCGGGGTGGCAACCCTGTCGGTGAACGTGGCGGCCAATGTGGTGTCGCCCGCCTTCGATCTCGCCAACATCTGGCCGGAGAAGATCGACTTCAAGGT contains these protein-coding regions:
- a CDS encoding nitrate reductase is translated as MTVSEGVEQTGEIVVGRDPRLWNEDLAPTPVSARTWGTYAFAALWIGMAHCIPTYQMASGLVVQGMDWKQALFTIALGNLIVLIPMLLNSHGGTRYGLPFPVLCRASFGVRGANLPALLRAIVACGWFGIQTWIGGEALNGLLSSTLPWWNSVPANIWICFGAFWALNVAIIWKGMDAVRWFEGWAAPMVLVVAVVLLVYMIKRANGLGPVLDEPSKFTDTADFLRHLPIFLTAQIGFWATLSLNMPDFTRYSKNQSSQMWGQILGLPTTMTFFSAIGVLITSATAVVYGTKIDDPIKLLSKPEFANPVVVLLSLVSIGVATLSVNVAANVVSPAFDLANIWPEKIDFKVGGTITALVGILMMPWKIMASAGNYIFTWLVGYSALLGPIAGVMVADYWILRRTRLHVAELYEMDGMYRYSNGVNWLAVTSLIVGILPNLPGFILEATGRKPETGFEHVAADIYAFAWIVGFVVSMVLYSVLMLTLQRENVEADRALEA